The Microlunatus antarcticus DNA segment CTGGTGCGTGCCGGGGCGTGCCGCTGGGTCAGCAACGAGCAGCAGGACATCCTGCCGAGCGTGACGGCCACGGCGACGGAGCAGCCGGACGACTGGCTCTCGTTCGTGCTCGGTGTCGACGGCCAGGCCGTCGCACTCACCCACCAGCACGGCGCCGGGATCCGGTGGCTCTGAGCTCGTCCGTCAGGATCGGCGCGAATCCGACCGCGTCTGCCCGGTCAGATCCGCACCGATGTCGCGGTGGTGCCTCTCAGTCGTCGTCCCACTTGTCGGCGGACTCGTTGCGCTGCTGCACCGTCTCCAGCGCGTGCTCCGCCTCCTCGCGGGAGGGGTAGGGGCCGAGCCGGTCGGCCGCCTTGCCCGCCTTGTCGTCCTGCACCACCTGCTTGGTGCTCAGGTCGAACCACCAGTCGCCGTCGGCCATGTCAGACCCTCCGTCCGGCGGCCGGGCGCCGCCTCTCCCGGCGCACGCTACCGCCCGCCCGTCCGGGCTCCGCACGTAGCATCGACGCCGTGCCGACCGCCGTGCAGCCCGCTCCCGTGTCCGCCGTCCGGAGCGTCCCCGGGTCGATCCCGAGGCCCGAGTACGTCGGCCACCCGGGCCCCACCCCCTACGACGGCCCGGACGTGCAGACACCCGAGACGATCGAGCGCATGCGGGTCGCCGCCCGCATCGCGGCCCAGGCCATGCGGGCGGCGTCGGAGGCCATCGCGCCCGGCGTCACGACCGACGAGCTCGACCGCGTGGCCCACGAGTTCATGCTCGACCACGGGGCGTACCCCTCGACGCTGGGCTACCGCGGCTTCCCGAAGTCGTCCTGCACGTCGGTCAACGAGGTCATCTGCCACGGCATCCCGGACGCCCGCCCCCTCGAGGACGGCGACCTGGTCAAGATCGACGTGACCGCGTACAAGGACGGCGTGCACGGCGACAACTGCGCGACCTACTTCTGCGGCGACGTCGACGAGGAGTCGCGGCTCCTCACCGAACGCACCCGGGCCGCGCTGGACCGGGCGATCAAGGCCGTGCGGCCGGGGCGCCAGGTGAACGTGCTCGGCCGGGTGATCGAGACGTACGCGAAGCGCTTCGGCTACGGCGTCGTGAAGGACTACACGGGCCACGGGGTGCACACCGCGTTCCACTCCGGGCTGGTGATCCCGCACTACGACGAGCCCCACTACGACACCGTGATCGAGCCCGGGATGACCTTCACCATCGAGCCGATGATCACCCTCGGCAGCGGCGACTCGTCGGTGTGGGACGACGACTGGACGGTCGTCACCGTCGACGGCAGCCGCTGCGCGCAGTTCGAGCACACGCTGGTCGTCACCGACACCGGCGCCGAGGTGCTGACGCTGCCCTGAGAGGCGGCTGCGGAGCGGCTGTGCTTCCGCCCCCGGGGAGATAGGTCGCGCGCGACAGAGTCACAATGGGTCCATGACCGAAGTGACCGTCAAGAACGGCCTCCTGACCAGCATCAACCTCCACGTCGAAGACAGCGGCGGCACCGGCCGCCCGGTCGTCCTGATCCACGGCTGGCCCCTCTCCGGCGAGTCCTGGAGCGAGCAGACCGGCCCGCTCGCCGAGGCCGGCTACCGCGTCGTCACGTACGACCGCCGCGGCTTCGGCAGCAGCGACAAGCCGAAGGGCCTCGGCACGTCGGGCTACGACTACGACACCCTCGCCGAGGACCTGCACGGCGTCCTCACCGAGCTCGACTTGAACGACGTCACCCTCGTCGGCTTCTCGATGGGCGGCGGCGAGGTGGCCCGCTACGCCACCAAGTACGACAACGAGCGCGTGCACAGCGTCGTCTTCGCCGGCGCCGTCCCGCCGTTCATGGCCAAGTCCGACGACAACCCGGACGGCCCGCTCGATGCCGAGACCGCCGAGATCTTCGAGGCCGGGGTCAAGAACAGCCGCGAGACGTTCTTCGACCAGTTCGCGACGCAGTTCTTCTCCGCCAACGGGGTGCTGGTCGTCACCGAGGACCAGCGTCAGCAGGCCCTCGCGCTGGAGGCCCAGGCCGACCACCGCGCCGAGCTCGGCTGCCTCAACGCCTTCGGCACCACGGACTTCCGTGACGACCTGAAGAACATCTCCGTCCCGACCCTGGTCATCCACGGCGACTCCGACGGCGTCGTCCCCTTCGAGGGCTCGGGCCAGCGCACGCACGCGGCGATCGCGGGCTCCGAGCTCGTCGTCGTCGAGGGCGGCCCGCACGGCTTCAACGTCAGCCACGCCGGCGAGTTCAACGAGAGCCTGATCGCCTTCCTGGCGAAGTAGTCCCCCGCACGACCGCTGCGGCCGAACACGTACGAGACAGCCGCACACGTCCGAGACAGCCGCACAGGTCGCGACCTGTGCGGCTGTCCGCGTCTTCCGCGGCTGCACCGGAGGTACGCGGCTGCAGCCGGAGATTCGCCGCGACCGTCGGCACCGGGCTAGCCTGCTGCCCGGGACGAGTCGGTCAGGCGGTCGCGGCGTACGTGCTCTCAGAGGCGTGCGTCGAGGAAAGTCCGGACTCCGAAGAGCACGGTGGTGGGTAACGCCCACCCGGGGTGACCCGCGGGACAGTGCCACAGAAAGCAGACCGCCCACCCGCCTCGGCGGCGTGGGTAAGGGTGAAACGGTGGTGCAAGAGACCACCAGCACCCCCGGTGACGGGGGTGGCTAGGCAAACCCCACCGGGAGCAAGACCAAGAAGGCGCCCTCCTGCAGAGGAGGACGCCGCGGGAGCGTTCGAGGGCTGCTCGCCCGAGCTCCCGGGTAGGTCGCACCAGGCCGCTGGCAACAGCGGTCGCAGATGGATGATCGCCCCCTCCGCTCCGGCGGGGGGACAGAATCCGGCTTATCGACCGACTCGTCCCCCACCCGGCAGATTGAGCGCAGAACGCGCTCTGACTAGGCATTGAACCTATCGCATGCGTGGATTTATGTGCACCTGCGTGCACTTCCGTTCGGTCAACTCCGGTCGTCTCCGCGGGGATGCTTACGGTCACATGCACCTGACGGTCACCACACGGTCAACGATCTGCAGCTGCTGCGCCGGCTCACCCAGCTCGCCGACGAACCCGCCATGCGCCGCATCGCCCAGGACGTCACCGCCGCGGCCTCCCGCGCTCACCGCGTCATCGACCGACCCGCCGACCTCTACGCGTACGGGCCTAGCCCCCCGTGCGGCGTGCAGATCGTCCAGGAGCGGATCCACGCCGACGACCACAGCACGCTCGTCCGCTGCCGCCAGGCCGACTGCGACTACCAGGCCACCGTCGCCGATCACCAGGTCACCCAGCTCGCTCTCCGCGAAGGCACCTGGCTCACCCTCACCGAGCTCGTCGGCGCCCTCACCAACGGCGGCGTCCCCGTCACACGCGACCAGATCAAGGACTGGGCCGACCGCGAAGGTCTCCCCCACGAGAAGCGCGCCCGCACCCGCTGGATCCACGGCCACGTCCAGAAGAACGAGGTCTGGACCTACCGCGTCGGCGAGGTTCGTGACCTCGCCCCGCGAGCTCAAGAACGACGGAAGCGGACGGCACTTAGCACCTGACGCATCCAGCCGCGGCGTCTGCGGAGTGCTTTGAGATCAGTGCGCCACTCGTGTCCTTCAAACGCTTCAGGCGGATGGTCCCAGGACTGCCGTAAAGCTTGTGCCTCACGCGCGTACACCCCTCGTCGTGGCGGCCACATCACAGCCGACTGCGTAGACGGCCAAAGCTGGACGAGGCGCTTGTCGGTCTGCGGAAGCTCAAAGGCAACCGTCGCCGGGCTGGAGAGCCCCGCTGCGTCAAGGCTGACGGTCTCCCTCGACCCCCTGACGTCAAATGGGATGACAAGTTCCCAGATCACTAACCCCAACTGTGTGACTTGCTTGTGCCGAGCGCGGCCCAAACGAGCAGGAACAGGCGCAAACCGCGAGACCAGAGGCTTGTCCTTGAAGGGGGCGAACAACCCTGCCCGGACGCTCGCCCGCGGCATCAAGTCTCGGTCTAGCAGCATCTGCTGCAAGACCAATCTGAGCACGTCGTCAATCTCCGATGTAGCGCCACCGATCGCGCGGCGCTCAGCATCGCCGGTCAAGCGGAGGACCAGTCCGGTCTTCACCATCCATCGCACTGCTAAGAACTGATCACGATCGGACAGCAAAAATCGGTCTCCCGCAATCAGGCGTTCCATGACCGGCCTTCCTGGCTCCTCGAAGGCCAGGTTCAGCCCTGAGTTGCATGGACCGCAGATGTACCTCCACGGGTTCGCTGGCAAGTTCGTCTCCGTTGGGGGAAAGCTCCTCTTCAGCACAGTTCGAGCCCACTGCGTGTACACGTGCTCTTTGGTCATCTCGCGCCGTGCACCGCACAGCGGACACCGGCCCTTCTTCGCCATTCAGAGAATGGTAGAGGCCACATTGGACGTCGTCAGCGCCCCTCCGCCATCACGGCAGAGGGGCGCTGTTCTGCGTTCTACCTGACGGGGCCACTAAAGGTCGCCACCTCGTGCGTGCCCAGATCTAGGTCGAAGTCCAGCGTGACGTCTCCCTGCGCCTTCCGGGGGATGGCATAGGTCTCCGAGATCGTCTTCGCGCGGCCAGCACGGATCGTGCCGAACTCTTCGAACTCCTGGTCCTTGGTGAATCTTTGCTCCGCCTGTTCACCGTCGGCGCCGTAGCTGACCGTGACCTCGCCCGCGACGTCGTCCAGCGGCGCGGTCGACCCATTTCTGACCCGCATGTAGAACCGGACGAGGTCCTGACCGACCTTGCCGTCGGGGTCGACGTCCTCGACGTCCGCCTTGGTCATCTTGGAGAACTTAACCTTGACGATGGACACCTCAACGTCGTCCGACCACACGTACTTGCTCCCCTCGCTGAAGCCTTTCGAGTTTGCGGTATCGGGGGTGGGCTCGCTGGTCGTCGTGGCCGCTGACGGCGTAGGGCTCGAACTCTCCACCGGCGCCTCCGAGGTAGCCGAGGCCGTGGGCGCGGGGCTTGTGCTTGCGCCGCCTGGTCGCGGCGTTACCCCGCAGCCAGAGACGGCAACAACGGCAACGACGACGAGAGCCCCCCCGGATCATCTGGACAGGATGAGGCATCCGGGCCTCATCCGCAGACGGACCGCTGGACTACCCCCGGAGGGGTGGTGTCAGGGCTTGCCCCGGGGCGCTTCGTACCCTCGCGGCATCGCCCGGTAGGGCGAGATCAGCCGGTACCGCCAGCGCCCGGCGATGTCGCGAGGTGCTCGTCGTAGTGGCTGAGCACCGGCTCGTACCGCTCGCCGTCCTGCTCGAGGTGCTCGGGCGCGCTGTCGACGTCGAGCTCCAGGCGCTGGGTGTCGCTCCGGCCGCCCTTGAGGATGATGCGCAGCACGCACGGAAGGTAGTTCGCTGACGGTCGGGCCTTCGTCTCGGCGACCCTGTCCCAGGGTCGCCGGAACATCACCTGGAACCATGGCAACCATGGCGCACCTCGACACCGGTACAGCTCTACAGGCCTGCGAGACGGCTCTCCGCGACCTGATGGCTCACGCGTACTCGAAGACCTACGGCGCTGGCTGGCTGGAGAAGGTCGCGGGGGCAGAGAAGATCGCTACCTGGGCGGACCGGGCAACCGAAGAAGTGAAAACCCGCGGGGCGCGTGGTGTAGTCGAAGTCCCCAACATCGGCCTCGCGTACGCGAACCTGTACGACCTCGTCGCCTTTGCGGACCGCCACTGGGAGCCTCTCGCCGAGGCTCTTGGGAAGAAGGCGGACGTCCTGCCCCTCCTCCGGCGAGCAGAGCGTCTGAGGAATCCTGTCGGGCACAGCCGCTCCCTCCTGCCGTTTGAGGAAGATCTGCTGTCCGGTATCGCTGGCCAGATCAGGAACCAGGTCACGATCCACATGAGCTCCGAAGCCCCTACCGGGGAGATCTACCCGCGCATCGAGAAGGTGACCGACTCGTTCGGGCGCAGGTCCGGCTCCGCGATCGCTGATTCTCAGATGCCGACGGGAGCGGTGAACAATTCCGTCATTGTCCTGCGCCCCGGAGAAGTTGTCACCTTCACCTGCGTCGGCTCGGACCCGCAAGGCCGTGACTTGCTGTGGAGGTTCGGCGGCTCAGCGGGTGGACAAGACAGCATCGTCGCTCCCTCGGGGACGGAAGCCCAGCTCACCTGGACTGTCCAAGACAAAGACATAAACGAGAACGTCGGCGTCGCCGTCTACCTGGAGGCTCACGAGGCGAAGTACCACCGCTTCGGATCCTTCGACCACAAGCTCTTCTTCGCTTTCCGCGTCAGGCCGCCCGGCCACTGAGAGGACTGGCCGTCCGACTTCCAGCCCCCAGCACGGTCAAGAGACGGTCACGGCGTCGAGAATCGCGCTAAGTAGCCAAATCCTGCTTATCGACCGACTCGTCCCCTCAAGCGCGCTCAGCGCGCGGGTCGCACGACGCTCAGCGCGCGGACGTCGCGGACGAAGAGGTCGGCGATCCGGGCGTACCCCGCGTTGCTGGGGTGTCCTTTCGCATGGTTGACGAGCGCCGGGTCGCCGCCCTTCACGAACCACTCCTCCGCCACCGGGTCGATGACCAGCAGGGAGTGCTGGCTGGTGCTCGTTGCCAGGACGCGCATCAGCTTGGCCCGGTTGGGGTACACCGAGCCGTAGAGCGCGATGGGCTCCATGACGACGAGACGCGCGCTCGGGTAGCGCTGACGAACCGTCCGCAACGTGAGCTCGACAGCCGCGCTGATGTCGGCCTCCGCATACTTCTCGTCGTTCGACCCACCCTGCAGGACGACGAGGTCGTAGGCGTCCGCCGGATGTCTCCAGAGCCGCTGCGCGTACGTGCCTTCCTGGTGGGCCCCAGGCTTTCGGTAGCCCGTCGCGCCGATGCCGTCGCGGGTCAGCCGCCACCCCAGCGGCGCGGCGACCTTGAAGGCGAAGCCCTCGGTCTCCGGGTCGGCACCCCAGCCCTCGGTGTACGAGTCGCCCACGATCAGGACCCGCGGCTGCGCGGGCAGGTCCAGCAGGGCGGGCGGCTTCGGCGCGACGGCCGTGGGGGTGGGGGCGGCCCAGGCCACGTCGGTCCCCGGCCCGGGCACCCCTGCCGTCAGGCCGACGACCAGCGCGGCGAGCGCGGCCACCACCCCGGGTCGTCCTCGTGCACGTCGCTTCGTCGTCCCCCGGGTCATGGCGCCAGCATGGCCAACGCCGGTCCCGCCCGGAGGAATGGTGAGCAGCTGTCACCCGTAGGGGTGACGGGGGCACGAAGCACCACGGCGGCGGCCCGACCGGGCGCGAGTCGCTAGCGTGGGCCCGTGCCCCGGCTGCTGCTCCTGAACGGACCCAACCTCAACCTGCTCGGCACGCGCGAGCCGGACGTCTACGGTTCCGCGACCCTCGCCGACGTCGAGGACCTCGCCCGGACGACCGCCGAGGCGGTCGGGCTCGAGCTGCGGACGGTGCAGAGCAACTCCGAGGGCGCCCTCGTCGACGCGGTCCAGGCCGCGCGCGAGGACTGCGACGGCCTCGTGGTGAACGCGGGGGCCTACACCCACACGTCGATCGCGCTCCGCGACGCCCTCGCCGCCGTGGCCCTGCCCTTCGTCGAGGTCCACGTGAGCAACGTGCACGCGCGGGAGACGTTCCGGCACCACTCCTACCTCGCCCCGCTCGCCAGCGCCGTGATCGTCGGCGCCGGGGTGCAGGGCTACGCCTTCGCCGTGCAGCGGCTGGCCACGATGCTGGCCGAGCAGTCGGCGTCCTGAGCGGGAGCCTCCTCGCCGGTCTCGCCGGAACGGTTCCGCGGACGTCGCGCGCGACCTACCGTGGAGGCATGGCCTACCTCGTCGCGCTGCTCCGGCCGCGGCGGCCGAGCTGGCCGACCGTCCTCGTCGCGATCGGCGTCGGCGTGGTCGCCCTCGCCCTGGGCCTCGACGCCGTCCGGCTCGGTCCGCCGGCGGTGAGCACCGTGCTGGCGCTCGCCGGCGGCACCGCGTTCGCGCTGGGCGTCTCCGCCAGCGTCTCCGCGTTCTTCGAGCGCGACACGTACGCGGACTCCGACTTCTACCGCTGAGACCGGGCTTCGCAGCGCTCGGGCACACTGTCCGGCGTGCCCGAGCTGCCCGAGGTCGAGAGCGCCCGCGCGACCATCGAGGCCGCGGCGCTGCACCGCCGGATCACCGAGGTGGACGACACCGACACGTACGAGTGCCGGCCCCACCCGCCCGGGGAGATCAGGGCGGCGCTGCTGGGCCGCTCGCTGACCGCCGCGCACCGCCGGGGCAAGAGCATGTGGTGCGACACGTCGGGCGTCGGCCGCTCCCGTACGCCGGGCCCGACGCTGGGCCTGCACCTCGGCATGAGCGGCCGGATCCTCGTCACCGACGGCGACGGCGCGCTGACCGAGGGCGGGGACTGGCTCGGCGGGCGCTACGGCACCGGTGCCGAGCAGTCCGACCGCAACCCGGTGTGGGACCGGTTCACGCTGACGTTCGAGGACGGCGGCACGCTGCGCCTGTTCGACAAGCGGCGCCTCGGGCGCGTCCGGCTCGACCCCGACCTCGACCGGCTGGGTCCGGACGCCGAGCGGATCGACGTCGACGACTTCGCCGCGCGGGTCGGCCGGGGCCGTTCCCCGGTGAAGGCGCGGCTCCTCGACCAGTCCGTGGTCGCCGGCGTCGGCAACCTGCTCGCCGACGAGACCCTGTGGGAGGCCGGGCTCTCGCCGCAGCGCCCCGTGGACGAGCTCAGCGCCGCGGAGCTGCGCGACCTGCACGACGCGTTGCAGCACGCGACCAAGGAGGCCATCGCCCACGGCGGCGTCCACACCGGGGAGATCATCCCGTTCCGCAAGGCCGGTGCGCACTGCCCCCGCTGCGGCACCGAGATGACCCGCGCCACCGTCGGCGGGCGGACGACGTGGTGGTGCCCGAAAGACCAGACCTGACCGACGTGGCCCTCGTCCCGCTCTCCCGCTGAAGGCCGGGTCGTCCCACGAGCCTCTGGTTTTTCACGTTCACGTGAAAAACTGCACCTGAACCCGGCAGATCTGCCGTGGTCAGCGCGAGTTTTTCACGTGAACGTGAAAAACCTGAGGCACGAGTGACGAGCGCGCCGAAGAAGACGGACGCTCAGACGACCGCTTCGAAGGTGACCTTGCCGGCCTCGGGGTCGGCCGAGGTGAGGCGGACCTGGACCTCGTGGCCGAGCGGGAGGCCGTCGCCCTGGACGCGGGCCTCGACGGCGGGGTCCTTGATCACGACGGTGCCGCGGTGCTTCTCGGGCTCGACCTCGACGACCGTCCCGGTGAACGTCTCCCCCACCCGGCGCTCGAGGACGCAGGCCTCGACCCAGTCGACGACCGCGCGCTCGTAGCGGTGCGCGGCCTGGTCGGCGCGGGCCATCTCGGCGGGCAGGCCGGGCAGCGCCTCGCGCACCCACGCCGGTACGGGCGTCCCGGCGCACAGCGCGACGCACACCTCCCCGGCGTAGCGGTCGACCAGCCGGCGCAGCGGGGCCGTGACGTGGCTGTAGTCGCTGGCGATCGCCGCGTGCTCCGCGTCCTCGGGGACGCTGCCGTCGAAGGCCGCGTAGCCCGCCCCGCGGAACAGGACCGTGCAGGCGTTGAGCATGGCGGCCTCGGCGGGCCGGGAGGCGTCGAGGCTGCGGACGAACTCCGGGTAGTCGAGCTCGGCCGGCCACCGGATCCCCAGGGCGCGCGCGACCACGTGCAGCCTCCGCAGGGACGCGTTCGTCGCCGGCGGCATGGTGCGGACGATGCCCACCCGCGCGTAGATCATCAGGTGCGCCGCCGCCATGCCGGTGAGCAGGGAGATCTGCGCGTTCCAGCCCTCGACCGGCAGCAGGGCGCGGTAGGTCAGGTCGTAGCCGCCGGTCGCCGCCGGGACGACCTCCTGCTCGGGGATCTGCAGGCTCACTCCGCCGCGCTCGCGCTCGCGCTGCTCGCGCAGGGGCCCGACGACGGCGAGCAGAGCCAGCGTCGGCCGGGTCCCACCCGCTCCGGGGTGGTCGATGTCGTCCTGCGCCTGCTCGTACGTCAGCTGCTCGCGGCTGCGGACCCGGGCCCGGACGACCTCCGCGTCGGTGGTCCGCCCGCGCGCGTCCAGCTGCACCGTCCACAGCAGCGCCGGACGCTCCTGGCCGGGCAGCAGGCTGGCCGCGCCCTCCGACAGCACGGGCGGGTGGAGCGGGCTGCGGGCGTCGGGGCCGTAGAACGTCTCCCCCCGGCGGTGCGCCTCGAGGTCGACCGGGTCGCCCGGGCTCACGAACGCGGCGACGTCGGCGATGGCGTACGAGACCGTGAAGCCGCCGTCGGGCCGGGCGGCGATGTGCAGCGCCTGGTCGAGGTCCTTCGAGCCGGGCGGGTCGATCGTCAGCAGCTCGAGGTCGGTCCGGTCGAGGTCCGGCAGCCGGGGTGCGGCCGCCGCCCGCTCGGCCGCGGCCAGCACCTCGGGCGGGAAGGAGTCGGGGACCTGGAGCTCGGTCCGGATCCGGTCCAGGCCGTGGGTGACGTCGGCGGTCGCCGACGCCTGCAGGAACGCGGCCGGCAGGCCGAACTTCGTCGCGGGCACGCGTCGACCCTCAGAGTCCCGACTCGGCGGTCCGGACGAGGATGCGGCCGCACTCCTCGCAGCGCAGCACCTCCTCCGGCGCGGTGGTGGCGTACTCCCGCAGCTCGTTGGCGTTGACCTCGAGCTGGCACCCGGTGCAGCGGCGGTGGATCAGCGCGGCGGCGCCGACCCCGTTCTTGCTCGTGCCGATGCGCGTGTAGAGGGTGACGAGGTCGGCCGGCAGGTCGGGCAGCAGCCGCTCGCGCTCGGTGCGCTGGTAGTTGGCCTCGTTCGTGAGCTTGGCGACGGCGGCGTCGCGGGCGGCGGTCGCCGTGGCGATCTCCTCGGCCAGCCCGTCCACCTTGGCCTGGAGCACGTCGCGCTCGGCCTGCGCCTGCTCCAAC contains these protein-coding regions:
- the aroQ gene encoding type II 3-dehydroquinate dehydratase, with protein sequence MPRLLLLNGPNLNLLGTREPDVYGSATLADVEDLARTTAEAVGLELRTVQSNSEGALVDAVQAAREDCDGLVVNAGAYTHTSIALRDALAAVALPFVEVHVSNVHARETFRHHSYLAPLASAVIVGAGVQGYAFAVQRLATMLAEQSAS
- a CDS encoding SPOR domain-containing protein gives rise to the protein MADGDWWFDLSTKQVVQDDKAGKAADRLGPYPSREEAEHALETVQQRNESADKWDDD
- a CDS encoding RNB domain-containing ribonuclease, coding for MPATKFGLPAAFLQASATADVTHGLDRIRTELQVPDSFPPEVLAAAERAAAAPRLPDLDRTDLELLTIDPPGSKDLDQALHIAARPDGGFTVSYAIADVAAFVSPGDPVDLEAHRRGETFYGPDARSPLHPPVLSEGAASLLPGQERPALLWTVQLDARGRTTDAEVVRARVRSREQLTYEQAQDDIDHPGAGGTRPTLALLAVVGPLREQRERERGGVSLQIPEQEVVPAATGGYDLTYRALLPVEGWNAQISLLTGMAAAHLMIYARVGIVRTMPPATNASLRRLHVVARALGIRWPAELDYPEFVRSLDASRPAEAAMLNACTVLFRGAGYAAFDGSVPEDAEHAAIASDYSHVTAPLRRLVDRYAGEVCVALCAGTPVPAWVREALPGLPAEMARADQAAHRYERAVVDWVEACVLERRVGETFTGTVVEVEPEKHRGTVVIKDPAVEARVQGDGLPLGHEVQVRLTSADPEAGKVTFEAVV
- a CDS encoding SGNH/GDSL hydrolase family protein; its protein translation is MTRGTTKRRARGRPGVVAALAALVVGLTAGVPGPGTDVAWAAPTPTAVAPKPPALLDLPAQPRVLIVGDSYTEGWGADPETEGFAFKVAAPLGWRLTRDGIGATGYRKPGAHQEGTYAQRLWRHPADAYDLVVLQGGSNDEKYAEADISAAVELTLRTVRQRYPSARLVVMEPIALYGSVYPNRAKLMRVLATSTSQHSLLVIDPVAEEWFVKGGDPALVNHAKGHPSNAGYARIADLFVRDVRALSVVRPAR
- a CDS encoding alpha/beta fold hydrolase; the encoded protein is MTEVTVKNGLLTSINLHVEDSGGTGRPVVLIHGWPLSGESWSEQTGPLAEAGYRVVTYDRRGFGSSDKPKGLGTSGYDYDTLAEDLHGVLTELDLNDVTLVGFSMGGGEVARYATKYDNERVHSVVFAGAVPPFMAKSDDNPDGPLDAETAEIFEAGVKNSRETFFDQFATQFFSANGVLVVTEDQRQQALALEAQADHRAELGCLNAFGTTDFRDDLKNISVPTLVIHGDSDGVVPFEGSGQRTHAAIAGSELVVVEGGPHGFNVSHAGEFNESLIAFLAK
- a CDS encoding Fpg/Nei family DNA glycosylase encodes the protein MPELPEVESARATIEAAALHRRITEVDDTDTYECRPHPPGEIRAALLGRSLTAAHRRGKSMWCDTSGVGRSRTPGPTLGLHLGMSGRILVTDGDGALTEGGDWLGGRYGTGAEQSDRNPVWDRFTLTFEDGGTLRLFDKRRLGRVRLDPDLDRLGPDAERIDVDDFAARVGRGRSPVKARLLDQSVVAGVGNLLADETLWEAGLSPQRPVDELSAAELRDLHDALQHATKEAIAHGGVHTGEIIPFRKAGAHCPRCGTEMTRATVGGRTTWWCPKDQT
- the map gene encoding type I methionyl aminopeptidase — translated: MPTAVQPAPVSAVRSVPGSIPRPEYVGHPGPTPYDGPDVQTPETIERMRVAARIAAQAMRAASEAIAPGVTTDELDRVAHEFMLDHGAYPSTLGYRGFPKSSCTSVNEVICHGIPDARPLEDGDLVKIDVTAYKDGVHGDNCATYFCGDVDEESRLLTERTRAALDRAIKAVRPGRQVNVLGRVIETYAKRFGYGVVKDYTGHGVHTAFHSGLVIPHYDEPHYDTVIEPGMTFTIEPMITLGSGDSSVWDDDWTVVTVDGSRCAQFEHTLVVTDTGAEVLTLP